One genomic window of Conger conger chromosome 9, fConCon1.1, whole genome shotgun sequence includes the following:
- the LOC133136602 gene encoding CMP-N-acetylneuraminate-beta-galactosamide-alpha-2,3-sialyltransferase 1-like, translating to MLSALEAKTQLLSSFHPQTAGQTERTSQEPAKTLHCLVEKSLPSWEASLPWVEDAHHCSSGPPFLIGDGNVTSPFPQRTSRALCACRQCISVEDEDPWFRKRFNTSISPLLSQKNAMLSDDTFQWWQRLQTKKNANYSAVVQKLFKVVPGEGHYNDSGPNRCRTCAVVGNSGNLKGSDYGALIDSNDFVIRMNKAPILGYEKDVGNRTTHRVMYPESATNLQKDTSLLLIPFKTLDLEWITSALTTGTVKRTRMPVMAKINADKNKVLIYNPTFLKYVYDVWLERHGQYPSTGFLTLMFAIHVCDEVNVFGFGASKDRTWQHYWETRKFLQSKPTGGHAGDYESITMKLLACKNKMKLFEGR from the exons ATGCTGTCCGCTCTGGAGGCCAAGACCCAGCTGCTGTCTAGCTTTCACCCCCAGACCGCCGGCCAGACTGAGCGGACGAGCCAGGAGCCGGCAAAGACACTGCACTGCCTGGTGGAGAAATCCCTGCCCTCCTGGGAGGCCTCGCTCCCCTGGGTGGAGGATGCACATCATTGCTCCTCGGGGCCGCCAT tccTCATCGGCGATGGAAATGTAACTTCACCTTTCCCGCAGCGGACATCAAG GGCACTGTGTGCCTGCCGCCAGTGCATCTCTGTTGAGGATGAAGACCCCTGGTTCAGGAAGCGCTTTAACACGTCCATATCGCCGCTCTTGTCACAGAAGAACGCCATGCTGTCTGACGACACCTTTCAATGGTGGCAG AGGCTACAGACTAAGAAAAATGCCAACTACAGTGCTGTGGTGCAGAAACTATTCAAGGTTGTCCCTGGGGAGGGACATTACAACGACTCAGGGCCCAATCGCTGCAGGACTTGCGCTGTAGTCGGGAATTCTGGGAACCTCAAGGGATCTGATTACGGAGCcctcattgactccaatgacTTCGTCATAAG AATGAACAAAGCTCCCATTTTGGGCTATGAAAAGGACGTAGGGAACAGAACCACCCATCGTGTCATGTACCCAGAAAGTGCCACAAACCTGCAAAAGGACACAAGTCTGCTGCTGATACCATTCAAGACTTTGGATCTGGAGTGGATCACTAGTGCTCTGACCACAGGCACTGTGAAACG CACCCGGATGCCGGTGATGGCCAAGATTAATGCAGACAAGAATAAG GTGTTAATATACAACCCCACGTTCTTAAAGTACGTCTATGATGTGTGGCTTGAACGCCATGGGCAATATCCCTCCACCGGCTTCTTAACCTTGATGTTCGCCATCCACGTATGTGATGAG gtgaatgtttttggatttggagCATCCAAGGACAGAACCTGGCAGCATTACTGGGAGACAAGGAAATTTCTCCAGTCAAAGCCAACCGGAGGGCATGCTGGAGACTATGAGTCCATCACCATGAAGCTGCTggcctgtaaaaataaaatgaagttgTTTGAAGGGAGATGA